Proteins encoded in a region of the Actinomycetota bacterium genome:
- a CDS encoding response regulator, with protein MPDKTILVAEDNQLIRMMVQTALRPLQCRVIEAVDGGEALELIKSEEPDLVLLDITMPELDGFGVLEELCIIETGGPCPIVMLTSAAGERDMDRAKALGARDHIVKPFEPAELRNTVARLLGVHP; from the coding sequence GTGCCGGACAAGACGATCCTCGTCGCCGAGGACAACCAGCTCATCCGCATGATGGTGCAGACGGCGCTCAGGCCCCTGCAGTGCCGCGTGATCGAGGCCGTGGACGGCGGCGAAGCGCTCGAGCTCATCAAGTCAGAGGAGCCGGACCTCGTCCTGCTCGACATCACGATGCCCGAGCTCGACGGGTTCGGGGTGCTCGAGGAGCTGTGCATCATCGAGACCGGCGGCCCGTGCCCGATCGTGATGCTCACGAGCGCCGCGGGCGAACGCGACATGGACCGGGCGAAGGCCCTCGGCGCGCGCGACCACATCGTCAAGCCGTTCGAGCCCGCCGAACTGCGCAACACCGTCGCCCGACTGCTGGGAGTGCATCCGTAG